One stretch of Ananas comosus cultivar F153 linkage group 6, ASM154086v1, whole genome shotgun sequence DNA includes these proteins:
- the LOC109712128 gene encoding pentatricopeptide repeat-containing protein At5g18475 — MADGTGNRAREGGEYGRRQMGCRTGQATGREKAESYRTGQATGRSKAERHHHEGGEDERTARGATPCRTGGCDGVPEGGQRWRRGYEKKEERTEGERRTGIKPSSSPPSVSKPSLPVPRPILPSPAWISPFSIPPKPSTFTFPPVPCFQGFLFPRIRSAASQSPPRRYFFFSHRRRGFCAANQPSAQDPQRALDVFNSVALQRGFAHNDATYSALLLRLARARKLRAVDALLRRMRREPCRFHEAPLLSLASLLLSRRLAPPEAALRIFRSIPAIVRRRPSPRAVAATLNLLVDAGRFDLARDLLSRVEHPNSCVRNIVVKLHCKAGDLGAALRVLDEMRASKTAPPNLITYSTLMKGLCKQGSLKDAFHLFEEMIDKDRIAPDPLTYNVLIDGFCRQGRLDKASAVLSFMRNNNCEPNVFNYSTLMNGYCKEGKVEEAKKVFDEMRSSGLAPDAVSYTTLIGCLCRLGRVDEGIELAREMREKGCKADVVAYNVVIEGLTKGGRVGEAMGLLESLPHEGVRLNASSYRIVMNRLCARGEMERAVGLLGLMLGRGFAPHFAASNELLLGLCDIGRVADATVAFYGLAEMGFVPEIGTWARLVETVCKERKLWKLFELVDELIVAE, encoded by the exons ATGGCGGACGGGACAGGCAACAGGGCGAGAGAAGGCGGAGAGTACGGGAGAAGGCAGATGGGATGTCGGACGGGACAGGCAACAGGGCGAGAGAAGGCGGAGAGCTATCGGACGGGACAGGCAACGGGGCGATCGAAGGCGGAGAGGCACCACCACGAAGGCGGAGAGGACGAAAGGACGGCGAGGGGAGCAACGCCGTGTCGTACGGGAGGATGCGACGGTGTTCCCGAGGGAGGACAGCGTTGGCGTCGCGGCTACgaaaagaaggaggagaggacgGAGGGTGAGCGGAGGACG GGGATTAAACCTTCATCGTCACCACCTTCCGTTTCCAAGCCTTCTCTTCCCGTTCCCCGTCCCATTCTTCCTTCCCCTGCATGGATCTCCCCTTTCTCCATACCTCCCAAACCCTCCACCTTCACCTTTCCCCCGGTTCCTTGCTTCCAGGGCTTCCTTTTTCCGCGGATCCGCTCCGCGGCTTCCCAAAGCCCCCCTCGCCGCTACTTCTTTTTTTCCCACCGCCGCCGCGGCTTTTGCGCTGCAAATCAACCCAGCGCCCAGGACCCGCAGCGCGCCCTCGACGTCTTCAACTCCGTCGCCCTGCAGCGCGGCTTCGCGCACAACGACGCCACCTACTCcgcgctcctcctccgcctgGCCCGCGCCCGCAAGCTCCGCGCCGTCgacgccctcctccgccgcatgCGCCGCGAGCCCTGCCGCTTCCACGAGgcccccctcctctccctcgcctccctcctcctctcccgccGCCTCGCCCCTCCCGAGGCCGCCCTCCGCATCTTCCGCTCCATCCCCGCCATCGtccgccgccgcccctccccccgcgccgtcgccgccacccTCAACCTCCTCGTCGACGCCGGCCGCTTCGACCTCGCTCGGGACCTGCTCTCCCGCGTCGAACACCCCAACTCCTGCGTCCGCAACATCGTCGTCAAGCTCCACTGCAAGGCCGGCGACCTCGGCGCCGCCCTCCGAGTGCTCGACGAGATGCGGGCTTCGAAAACGGCGCCGCCGAATCTGATCACCTACTCGACGCTCATGAAGGGGCTCTGCAAGCAGGGGAGTCTCAAGGACGCCTTCCACCTGTTCGAAGAAATGATCGACAAGGACCGGATCGCGCCCGACCCGCTGACCTACAACGTGCTCATCGACGGCTTCTGCCGACAAGGCCGGCTCGACAAGGCCAGCGCCGTCCTGTCCTTCATGCGGAACAACAATTGCGAGCCCAACGTGTTCAATTACTCGACGCTGATGAACGGATACTGCAAAGAGGGGAAGGTGGAAGAAGCGAAgaaggtgttcgacgaaatgcggAGCTCAGGATTGGCGCCGGACGCGGTGAGCTACACCACGTTAATAGGCTGTCTCTGTAGGCTGGGAAGAGTCGACGAAGGCATCGAATTGGcgagagagatgagggagaaAGGGTGTAAAGCCGACGTCGTGGCCTACAACGTCGTGATCGAGGGATTGACGAAGGGAGGGAGGGTCGGGGAAGCCATGGGTCTGCTGGAGAGTTTACCGCACGAAGGTGTTCGACTGAATGCCTCTAGCTATCGGATCGTGATGAACCGCTTGTGCGCGCGGGGGGAAATGGAGAGGGCCGTGGGTCTGCTGGGGCTGATGCTCGGGAGAGGATTTGCGCCGCACTTTGCGGCCTCGAATGAGCTGCTGCTGGGGCTCTGCGACATCGGCAGGGTGGCTGATGCTACTGTTGCATTCTACGGATTGGCCGAGATGGGATTTGTTCCGGAGATTGGAACGTGGGCGAGATTGGTTGAGACTGTTTGTAAGGAGAGGAAACTTTGGAAATTGTTTGAATTGGTTGATGAGTTGATTGTTGCAGAATGA
- the LOC109711226 gene encoding uncharacterized protein LOC109711226: MWWEGFKEDDEAEQEEERESPLDFDFISQLSKPKDYYKILEVDYEANEETIRSNFIRLALKWHPDKKKGEESATSRFQEINEAYQVLSNPVKRREYDRKGILRIHDNNVMDYLNRYKGLILTCNGLGIRHSIW, from the exons ATGTGGTGGGAGGGGTTCAAAGAAGACGACGAAGCCGAgcaagaggaggagagagaatcGCCCTTAGATTTCGACTTCATCTCCCAACTATCCAAGCCTAAG GATTATTACAAAATACTGGAAGTTGATTATGAAGCTAATGAAGAGACCATTCGGTCAAACTTTATCCGGCTAGCATTG AAATGGCATCCAGATAAGAAAAAAGGCGAGGAGAGTGCAACATCAAGATTTCAAGAGATTAATGAGGCATACCAAG TTCTGAGTAATCCTGTTAAGAGGCGAGAGTATGATAGGAAGGGAATTCTGCGCATCCATGATAACAATGTTATG GATTACCTGAATCGGTACAAGGGCTTAATATTGACATGCAACGGTCTTGGTATCAGACACTCAATATGGTAA
- the LOC109712079 gene encoding uncharacterized protein LOC109712079 — translation MNHRNCFEALDRSLRDILCTGETTPPDKLFGAKYCEMEYISLKNLTLTQQHVKIKIRVSRIWESTTPQLKKDILSLDCLLIDEEGYAMQATIRKHDATTFRALLSEGNAYIIENFNVIPSRNTYKVVDRRYIIQISKWTRIVEAKEDVAQIPFYNFYFLSFDYIKNKKYVDGCLLDVIGNIVATGTISYTYVGQERTAIRKLQIGNLEDETLSVTLWDKFAIDFNDNQHQEKVDGPAIVVFASMSVRTYRDQLYISTCSA, via the exons ATGAATCACAGGAAttgctttgaagctttggaTAGATCATTGAGGGATATTTTGTGTACCGGCGAAACAACACCCCCGGATAAACTTTTTGGAG CAAAATATTGCGAAATGGAATATATATCTCTAAAGAATTTGACACTGACACAACAACatgtcaaaatcaaaatcagagtCAGCCGAATTTGGGAATCGACAACGCCACAGCTTAAGAAAGATATTCTTAGCCTAGATTGCCTTCTTATAGATGAAGAG ggATATGCAATGCAAGCAACCATTCGCAAACATGATGCAACCACTTTTAGAGCATTACTTTCTGAAGGCAATGCATACATAATAGAAAACTTTAATGTTATACCAAGTAGAAATACCTACAAAGTTGTCGATCGCAGATATATAATCCAGATTAGTAAATGGACGCGTATTGTTGAAGCAAAAGAAGATGTTGCTCAGATCCCTTTTTACAATTTTTACTTCCTGAGCTttgattatataaaaaataaaaaatatgtagatGGTTGCCTTTTAG ATGTTATCGGAAATATTGTAGCGACGGGTACAATTTCTTATACATATGTAGGACAAGAACGAACTGCAATAAGAAAATTGCAGATTGGAAACTTAGA GGATGAAACATTATCCGTGACATTATGGGACAAATTTGCTATTGATTTTAATGATAACCAGCATCAGGAAAAAGTCGATGGTCCAGCTATTGTTGTTTTTGCAAGTATGAGTGTGCGAACCTACAGAG ATCAGCTCTATATATCAACATGTTcagcataa